ATACCGGGCCAGGAACTGCAGTTTGTACAGGAAAGTAACTTCTTGCTATCGTTTAAACGTGGTGCAAACGATGTATGGCTATACAACGATATATTCAGGTTAGATTATGTGCACGAGTTTACCAATCACTTTTCGTATAACCTTGGTTTTAAAAAATGGAACCAAAGCCCGGCAGGATCGTTACTATTTCAGAACCTGTTACCTAATGGTACTTTAAACGATGTTAACCTGATACACACAACCGAACTATCGGCACAATTGCGTTGGGCACCACATGAAAAATTTTATCAGGGTAAACTATACCGCACACCAATAATTGATAAATACCCTATTTTTACTTTAAATTACACCCAGGGTGTTAAGGGCTTAGTTGGCGGCGATTATAACTACCAAAACGTGGTGGGTAACATCAGTAAACGTTTTTACTTATCGCAGTTAGGTTATACAGATGTGGTTACTGAAGGTGGTTACTTGTTTGGCAAAGTGCCATTCCCTTTAATGGATATACACCATGCCAACCAAACTTATGCTTTCCAATTACAGTCGTACAACTTAATGAATTTCCAGGAGTTTGTGAGCGACCATTATGCCAGCATCATGATAGACCATAACTTTAACGGCTTTTTATTCAACCGTGTGCCTTTATTAAAGAAACTGAAGTTACGCGAGATCATCGACTTTAAGAGCCTTTGGGGTGGTGTACGTAGCGAAAACAACCCCGCCAACGACCGATCGTTATTACGTTTTCCGGGTAGTTACGGTATAGGCTCGCCAACTTACGCCTTAAGCGCCAAACCATATATGGAAGGTAGTATAGGTGTAGGTAATATATTTAAAGTATTAAGAATTGACCTTGTTAAAAGGTTCACTTACTTAGAAAACCCGGGCGCACCAAGATATGGTGTACGTGCCTTTGTTAAGTTCGACTTTTAATTGTTAATTCGTAAACCAAACCAAGTTAACCTTAAGCTGTTAGATTTATAAGATTATGAGCGAAGTGAGTGTGAATATCGAAAATCATCAAAGATATGCCTGCAAAATGGTGTACCTGCTTAAACGTTTTATTGATGACTGGAGCGGCAAAAAGCTATGTGTAGCTCATCAAACAGGTTTTAACAGTGCCCATTTGCCTTTGTTTATGAGCATAGGTACCGAGGGTATCAGCAATAATGCATTGGCTGCGAAACTTAATGTATCTAAACAAGCCACCAGTAAAATCATCAAAGAGCTTGAAGTGCTTGACATGGTTAAAAGCGAAAAAAGCACTGATGATGCCCGTGTAGTGATGCTCCATTTAACAGACGAAGGTGAAAAATTCTATCAATATCTGCGCAGCCAGGTTGAAACCCTGGAAGAGCAATATAAAAAAGAGGTTGGAGCTAAAAACTACGAGATAGCTATAGATGTAATGTCTAAACTCATCAAATTCCACGAAGGCTACAACTGCACAGGTCAGTAAAATAATAGCTGCCTAAAAGCAGACCATATATGTAAAAGCCCCTTGCTGAATAGTTTGGGGCTTTTGTTTTATACATCTAAGGCGGCCAATATTTCTTTAATTGAAAAGGTTGCGCCGCATACATGTTCATCAGCAGCACCATAGTATATAGTAAGTGTATCGCCATCCAAAACATGGCCATTGGTAAATACTACATGCCCAAAAAAACCGGTAACCTCGTATGGTGCCGTAGGTTCCATTATAGGGTCGGCAGTACGGGCTAATACGATGGAGGGGTCATCCAGATCAAGCAAAACAGCGCCAAGGCAATATCTGTGTTCTTTGGTCGCACCGTGATATATCTCCAGCCAACCCTTTTCGGTTTTAATTGGTGCAGCCCCGCCGCCTACCCGTCCGCTATCCCACATTCCTTCACGGGTTTTAACTATACATTTGTGGTTTCCCCAATGAATGCCATCCGGCGATTGTGACAGCCAGATATAATTGCCGCCAATATCAACGCTGCTTGGGCGATGCAGGGCATAATACAAGCCGTTTATTTTTTCTTCAAATATGGCTACATCCTTATTATGCGGTGGTAATATTATACCATGCGATTGAAAAACCTTCCAATCAACAGTAGTGCGCATGCCTACTCCTACACCACTACCAGATACGGCGGTAAAAGTAAGGTAATATGTTCCCTCTAAAAAAGTAACCCGGCAATCCTCGATACCAAAGGTTTGTAAAGGGCCGTTACCAAAAAGCTTCGGGTATCCATCAGGCTCATAAAAATGTATACCATCATCGCTGCAAAGTAATCGTAAATGCGATAAGGTGGTTAAATAGTCTATCCCTTTGTATCGCACCACCCTTGCGTCGGTAGCTATAAGGTCGGCATCATCCAGGGCTATTTCCATAATTTGTGTTTCGCCGGTAGCTGTCAGTATCGGGAACGATACATGTACCTCGCTTTGTTCCGGTCTTTCGGCAACTCGTACCAATAACCATATTTTGCCGTCGAACTTAAACACGCCGGGGTTTAACAGGCAGGCAATATGCAGCCCCTCGCTTGTTGGTTTAAGATGTTTAGGTGATAGTAACGGATTTTGCGGAAAACGCTTTGCTATATCTGTCATTCATAAATAACAGCTGTGTGCTGTAATGGTTTAAATAGAATTTTAACATTTAGTTGCGTAACCAAAAGGTTTCACATACATTTACGTAACCAAAAGGTTTCAGATAGATATGATCCGAAGAGATGTATTCCAGGCAATTGCCGACCCTACCCGCCGCGAGATAATAAATCTGCTGGCCAAAAAGCAGCTTAACCTAAACGCGGTTGCCGATAACTTTGACATTAGCCGCCCTGCTGTAAGCAAACACATTAAAATTCTGGCCCAGTGCGGCCTCATTACTATAAAACAGGAGGGGCGTGATAGGTTATGCAAGGCTAACCTACGAAAATTGGAACAAGTATCGGCTTGGGCAGACCAATATCGCGCCTTTTGGAACGATAAGCTGGATGCCTTAGAAAACTTTATAGAAAACGAAAAAATTAAAACATAAATTATATGGAAAACAAACCACTGATTGTAGAGCGTACGCTAAACGCATCAGCCGACCGCATATGGCAGGCGCTTACCGACAATTCGCAAATGAAGCAATGGTACTTTCAGTTAGAGCATTTTGAGGCCTGTGTGGGCTTTGAATTCAGTTTTAACGGCCAGGGTGCTAAGGGTGAGCAGTATGTGCATAACTGCCGTGTAACAGCTGTAGAGCCTGAAAAGAAACTTAGCTACACCTGGAAGTATGAAAGCTATCCCGGTGAATCGGAAGTTTCTTTCGAGCTGTTTCCTCAAGGCGATGAAACCCTGGTGAGGATAACCCACACCGGATTGGAGACCTTCCCGCAAGACAGCCCGGACTTTGGACCTGCAAGCTTCAACAAAGGCTGGAACCACATATTGGGTATCAGTTTAAAAGATTTTGTGGAGAAATAGTACTTGCTACCAAGTTGTGGCAAGTATTTGACTTAGACATTTATTACTGCAAAGCCCGTATCAGCAAATTACTGATACGGCCTTTTTAATGATATATCTATGCCACAAATTACATACCTGGCCTGCCTGTTGCAGGGGATGAAGACGGCGAAGTACTCGGTGAGGTACTTGGGCTGACAGGTGTTGTACTTGGTGAAGTACTTGGGCTACCGGGTGTTGTAGTAGGTGAAGTTGGGCTGGTAGGCGATGTTGGGCTACTTGGTGAAGTAGGCGATGTTGGGCTGCTTGGTGATGCGGGTATAGTAGGGCTTGGTGTTGTAGGTGTGGTTGGGCTTGCAGGCGATGTAGGTGTGGTTGGGCTTGTAGGCGATGTAGGTGTTGGTGTTGAAGGGTTTGTTGGTGTTGTTGGATAATTAGGTATAGGCGTTGGAGTAGTAGGGTTACTCGGGTTGTTCGGATTAGTTGGGCTGGTCGGCTTTGTTGTAGACGGACTGTTTTGCCTTGGTGTGGTTGTTTTGCCTTTTTTTGGAACGGTATCAAGCGCGGCAACAGTGTTATTATGCGTAGTAATTTTGTGTGCACTACTTTTTGCTATGGCACAATTAATGGCTAATGCAGCTGCTGCAACCATTGCTAATTTTACAGTTTTCATATTTATATTATTTAATGGTTTATAATATTAACTATAGAATAAACTATTTTACTACAACAATGGTTTCAATTATTTTCAACTATTCTAATTTGTTATCTTGTGCGAATTATTAGATCCAAAAAATACGCCATCTTTGGTGTACGATATGAAGAAACTGCTACTGCTATTATTATTTATATACCCCACCTTTGCTTGGGGGCAGTCAGGCATAATACGTGGCACAATCACAACTGCTTTAACTAATAAACCACTGGCCGGGGTAAACGTTACAGTTACAGGTACTAATAAAGGTGCTACTACCGACTCACTGGGAAATTACCAGCTGAATAGTTTAAATCCTGGTTATTATACCCTTCAATTCTCACTTGTAGGCTACCGCACCAAAACTATCTTTGATGTGCAATTAACCAATGCCAAAGTTGCTATTGCCGATGTTAACCTTGAGGAAGACGCGCTTAACTTAAACGAGGTTAAAGTATCGGCTCCAAGATTTAACAAACCGCTGGAAAGCCCGGTATCGTTACGAACCATTGGCGCAACCGAAATAAAGCGCAATCCCGGTGGAAACCGCGATATCAGTAAAGTAATACAATCACTACCTGGTGTGTCATCGCCGGTGAGCTTCCGCAACGATATTATCATTAGGGGCGGCGCACCAAACGAAAACCGTTTTTATATAGACGGTGTGGAGATACCCAACATTAACCACTTTGCTACACAAGGCTCATCAGGCGGGCCGGTAGGTTTAATAAACGTCGACTTCATCAACGAGGTTGATTTTTACTCAGGCGCGTTCCCCGCCAACCGTGGTAATGCATTAAGCTCGGTATTTGAATTCAAGCAAAAGGACGGCCCTACCGACAGGCTCAATGCTACAGTAACATTAGGCTCAAGCGACCTGGCGGCTTCATTGGCCGGCCCAATAGGCAAAAAAACTACGTTTATATCTTCATACAGATACTCCTACCTGCAAAGCTTATTTAAGTTACTGGGCCTGCCGTTTTTGCCTGCGTATCAAGATTTTCAGTTTAAAGTTAAAACCAAGTTCAATCAAAAGAATGAGCTAACTATATTAGGCTTGGGCGCTGTAGACCGATTTAAGTTAAACCTTGGTGCTGAACAAACCGAATTGAACCAATATATTTTGGCTAATATCCCCGTTAACTCGCAAGACGATTATACTATTGGCGCAACATATAAAAACTTCC
This portion of the Inquilinus sp. KBS0705 genome encodes:
- a CDS encoding helix-turn-helix transcriptional regulator; this encodes MRRDVFQAIADPTRREIINLLAKKQLNLNAVADNFDISRPAVSKHIKILAQCGLITIKQEGRDRLCKANLRKLEQVSAWADQYRAFWNDKLDALENFIENEKIKT
- a CDS encoding MarR family transcriptional regulator, with the translated sequence MSEVSVNIENHQRYACKMVYLLKRFIDDWSGKKLCVAHQTGFNSAHLPLFMSIGTEGISNNALAAKLNVSKQATSKIIKELEVLDMVKSEKSTDDARVVMLHLTDEGEKFYQYLRSQVETLEEQYKKEVGAKNYEIAIDVMSKLIKFHEGYNCTGQ
- a CDS encoding glycosidase, which gives rise to MTDIAKRFPQNPLLSPKHLKPTSEGLHIACLLNPGVFKFDGKIWLLVRVAERPEQSEVHVSFPILTATGETQIMEIALDDADLIATDARVVRYKGIDYLTTLSHLRLLCSDDGIHFYEPDGYPKLFGNGPLQTFGIEDCRVTFLEGTYYLTFTAVSGSGVGVGMRTTVDWKVFQSHGIILPPHNKDVAIFEEKINGLYYALHRPSSVDIGGNYIWLSQSPDGIHWGNHKCIVKTREGMWDSGRVGGGAAPIKTEKGWLEIYHGATKEHRYCLGAVLLDLDDPSIVLARTADPIMEPTAPYEVTGFFGHVVFTNGHVLDGDTLTIYYGAADEHVCGATFSIKEILAALDV
- a CDS encoding SRPBCC domain-containing protein codes for the protein MENKPLIVERTLNASADRIWQALTDNSQMKQWYFQLEHFEACVGFEFSFNGQGAKGEQYVHNCRVTAVEPEKKLSYTWKYESYPGESEVSFELFPQGDETLVRITHTGLETFPQDSPDFGPASFNKGWNHILGISLKDFVEK